The Terriglobia bacterium genome includes the window TACCAGCGTCTGAAAGTGCTTCGCAGATCGCCGTTCATCACTTGTGCGCGGACCTGTAACAGCAGGTGGGCACCTCGCTCGGTCCAATGCATTTGTTGTTGCTTGACCATTCGCCGACTGACAAGTTGGTTTACGGCCGACTCGGCAAAAGCGGAGCTGATTCGTTCGCCATTGCGATGGCGGTCGCCGTAGTCGGGGATGTAGGCCTGGTTCGTGGCGATGTAGTTGCCGAACTCGCGAATCGTGCGCAGCAGCTTTTGTCGCTCCGGGCTCATCTGTTCGCCATCGAGCATGATCTTCAGCCCATCGATCAGCCTCAATGCCTGATCGACGTTGCCATTCCACAAGTGCCACTTCAGGCTTTCCAAATCTTTCTCGACTTCGCCCAGCCAGTCTGCCGGCTCTGCTCCCACGAGGCTTTTGCGCATCTGGCTTATCACCGTCAACTTCATCGTGATGTGGAACCAATCCAGGATGTGCTCCGACCGTGGGCTCACGTACATCTGCAGTTGGCGTAGTGTATCCTCTCCATCGCTGAAGAAGGTCACGGGCTGGTCCAATGCCAGACCTTGCAATCGCAAGGTCTCGTACAGCCGCCGCTTGGGCTTCTCATCATAGTTGAGCACGAAGCCAAGGTACTTGCCTTCGCCAGGGGCGGTGATGCTTTTGCCGACGACCACCTCGAACCATCTCTCCTTGCGCTCTACGTTCCCCGCGGCATGCACG containing:
- a CDS encoding ISKra4 family transposase; translation: MKVKIQVIIESDDGRVQDVEEVACLKRGTLSPEELGLNLAEAKEILQAVQRSMTEHQVGDYTAERINCPCCGQRRVQKGHHPILFRTLFGKLTLNSLRLHHCDCQPMSSKTFSLLAELLPERTAPELLYLEAKWCTLLSFGMTFDLLQEVLPMSEELNVTTLRANLHKVAVRLESELGEERQSFMESGSHSKPMNSMPEPKPPLAVALDGAYVHAAGNVERKERWFEVVVGKSITAPGEGKYLGFVLNYDEKPKRRLYETLRLQGLALDQPVTFFSDGEDTLRQLQMYVSPRSEHILDWFHITMKLTVISQMRKSLVGAEPADWLGEVEKDLESLKWHLWNGNVDQALRLIDGLKIMLDGEQMSPERQKLLRTIREFGNYIATNQAYIPDYGDRHRNGERISSAFAESAVNQLVSRRMVKQQQMHWTERGAHLLLQVRAQVMNGDLRSTFRRWYPGMKAGSEDPLRRVA